From one Macellibacteroides fermentans genomic stretch:
- a CDS encoding transglutaminase-like domain-containing protein, producing the protein MSRLFILFSVCLLVSCSGVYKQVSPSIKSKTVESLSKVTPERKKELEASIKNLPASQREGMAFLIAYMSKADLDTLPAELLTSNVKLAYKARETFPWAKEVPLPVFYNEVLPYASMDETREDWRPAFYDMLYPLVKDLTDIHQAVDTINKSLRGLVKVEYNTKRKKPNQSPSESMKISMASCSGLSILLTDAFRAAGIPSRVAGTPLWVSKEGNHNWSEVYIDGQWYFTEYYPDALNKGWFLDRAGKADKSNPIHWIYATSYKHDGLAFPMVWARRDSTVGGVDVTDRYIELYQKQLVEKAKGIAVTIRMYKAEQCTLDSDGRVAETITIKNAKGDTVASGKTAGPTDDMNLYLTVSLPEPGEYTIEYTTAKGLRKDVVEIKEPKEIRLYFN; encoded by the coding sequence ATGAGTAGATTATTTATCCTGTTCTCAGTCTGCTTGCTTGTCTCCTGTTCCGGAGTGTACAAACAAGTATCTCCTTCAATCAAATCCAAAACCGTCGAATCTTTAAGTAAGGTAACACCGGAAAGAAAAAAGGAATTAGAAGCGTCCATCAAAAACCTTCCTGCCTCGCAACGGGAAGGAATGGCTTTTCTTATTGCCTATATGAGCAAAGCCGACCTTGATACCTTGCCTGCAGAGTTGCTTACTTCCAATGTAAAGTTGGCCTATAAAGCCAGAGAAACTTTTCCGTGGGCAAAAGAGGTACCGCTTCCTGTTTTTTACAATGAGGTACTCCCCTATGCATCTATGGATGAAACCAGAGAAGACTGGCGACCGGCATTTTACGATATGTTATATCCCCTTGTAAAAGACCTTACCGATATACACCAAGCTGTAGATACGATCAATAAATCGTTACGAGGATTGGTCAAGGTAGAATACAACACAAAACGTAAAAAGCCCAATCAGTCGCCTTCCGAGTCCATGAAGATAAGTATGGCTTCGTGCTCCGGGTTATCCATCCTGCTTACCGATGCGTTCAGGGCAGCAGGTATTCCATCCCGCGTAGCGGGTACTCCTCTTTGGGTGTCGAAAGAAGGAAACCACAACTGGAGTGAAGTTTATATTGACGGACAATGGTATTTTACAGAATACTATCCGGATGCATTAAACAAAGGATGGTTTTTAGACCGTGCCGGAAAAGCTGATAAAAGCAATCCAATCCATTGGATATACGCAACTTCCTACAAACACGACGGATTGGCGTTCCCAATGGTCTGGGCCCGTAGGGATTCAACCGTGGGAGGTGTAGATGTGACCGACCGCTACATCGAGCTGTATCAGAAACAGCTGGTTGAAAAGGCAAAGGGTATAGCCGTTACGATACGTATGTATAAGGCCGAGCAATGTACGCTCGATTCTGATGGCCGTGTTGCGGAAACAATTACCATAAAGAATGCCAAGGGTGATACCGTTGCATCTGGTAAAACTGCTGGTCCGACTGATGATATGAACCTATATCTTACCGTATCACTTCCAGAACCAGGAGAATATACCATTGAGTATACGACCGCCAAAGGATTACGTAAAGACGTTGTAGAAATTAAAGAACCGAAAGAAATACGGCTTTATTTCAATTAA
- the nqrF gene encoding NADH:ubiquinone reductase (Na(+)-transporting) subunit F, translating to MTLLMSGGLTIAISAIVFLLITLVLVIALLYAKTKLVPSGNIKVVVNGEKEFEAPIGGTVLGTLQAQGIYLSSACGGSGSCGQCRCQVEEGGGNILPTEVGFFSRKQIKDHWRLGCQTKVKEDMVIQVPEEVFGVKSWECEVISNNNVASFIKEFVVKLPEGEKLNFKPGSYAQIVIPKFDIKYSDMDIDDRFKSEWDKFKLWPLTCKNEEETIRAYSMANYPAEGNIITLNVRIATPPFDRSTGTWKAGVKPGIASSYIFSLKPGDKVTMSGPYGDFHILETNNEMLYIGGGAGMAPLRAQLLHLFNTVKTGRKVSYWYGARSKNEIFYEEDFRAIEKEFPNFKFHIGLSEPRPEDNWTGMVGFIHQVIYDNYLKDHEAPEDIEYYMCGPGPMSNAVKVMLDNLGVAKENILFDDFGA from the coding sequence ATGACTTTATTAATGTCGGGCGGATTAACAATCGCTATCAGTGCCATTGTTTTCTTATTGATTACATTGGTCCTTGTAATTGCATTGTTATACGCTAAAACAAAATTAGTCCCATCCGGAAATATCAAGGTGGTTGTTAATGGCGAAAAAGAGTTTGAAGCTCCTATTGGCGGTACTGTTTTAGGCACATTGCAGGCTCAGGGAATCTATCTTTCTTCTGCTTGTGGCGGAAGTGGTAGCTGTGGACAATGCCGTTGTCAGGTTGAAGAAGGTGGTGGTAATATTTTACCTACCGAAGTTGGATTCTTTTCTCGTAAACAAATAAAAGATCACTGGCGCTTGGGTTGTCAGACCAAAGTGAAAGAAGATATGGTTATTCAAGTACCAGAAGAGGTATTCGGGGTAAAATCATGGGAGTGCGAGGTTATATCTAATAACAACGTTGCTTCATTTATCAAGGAGTTTGTTGTTAAATTGCCGGAAGGAGAGAAGCTTAACTTCAAACCGGGTAGCTATGCTCAGATTGTAATTCCTAAATTCGACATCAAATATTCGGATATGGATATCGATGATCGTTTCAAATCGGAATGGGACAAATTTAAGTTGTGGCCACTTACTTGCAAGAACGAAGAAGAAACAATCCGTGCCTATTCAATGGCCAACTATCCTGCAGAAGGAAATATCATTACATTGAACGTTCGTATTGCAACTCCTCCTTTCGACAGAAGTACAGGTACCTGGAAAGCGGGTGTTAAACCTGGTATTGCTTCCTCTTATATCTTCTCATTAAAACCGGGAGATAAGGTTACAATGTCTGGTCCTTACGGAGACTTCCACATTCTGGAAACAAACAATGAAATGTTGTACATCGGTGGTGGTGCCGGTATGGCTCCGCTTCGTGCTCAACTGCTTCACTTATTCAATACTGTTAAGACAGGTAGAAAAGTTTCTTATTGGTATGGTGCCCGTTCGAAGAACGAGATTTTCTATGAAGAAGATTTCCGTGCTATCGAAAAGGAATTCCCTAACTTTAAGTTCCACATCGGTCTTTCTGAACCTCGTCCTGAAGATAACTGGACTGGCATGGTAGGTTTCATCCACCAGGTTATTTATGATAATTACTTGAAAGATCATGAAGCTCCTGAAGATATTGAATACTACATGTGTGGTCCTGGTCCGATGTCTAATGCTGTTAAAGTAATGTTAGACAATCTGGGTGTTGCAAAAGAAAACATCTTGTTCGACGACTTCGGAGCATAA
- the nqrE gene encoding NADH:ubiquinone reductase (Na(+)-transporting) subunit E yields MEQLLSTILRAIFVDNMIFAYYLGMCSYLAVSKNVKTALGLGIAVTFVLVCTLPINYMLENYVLKEGALSWLGADFGSINLSFLSLIIFIAVIASFVQLVEMVVEKYAPSLYASLGIFLPLIAVNCAILGGSLFMQQKAFPNVGIATAYGFGSGIGWLLAIVGMAAIREKLQYSDVPKPLKGLGITFIITGLMGIAFMSFSGIKI; encoded by the coding sequence ATGGAACAATTATTAAGTACAATCCTCCGGGCTATCTTTGTTGACAATATGATCTTTGCTTATTATTTAGGCATGTGTTCATATTTGGCTGTTTCAAAGAATGTAAAAACCGCTTTAGGATTAGGTATAGCAGTAACATTTGTATTAGTGTGTACCTTACCAATCAATTACATGCTCGAAAATTATGTTTTGAAAGAAGGAGCTCTATCTTGGTTAGGGGCAGATTTTGGCTCAATTAATTTAAGTTTTCTTTCATTAATTATATTTATCGCAGTTATTGCTTCTTTTGTACAACTTGTTGAGATGGTTGTAGAGAAGTATGCTCCTTCGTTATATGCCTCATTAGGAATATTTCTACCTCTTATTGCTGTAAACTGTGCAATATTAGGTGGATCTTTATTTATGCAACAGAAAGCATTCCCAAATGTAGGCATTGCGACAGCTTATGGTTTTGGTTCAGGTATTGGATGGCTGTTGGCAATTGTAGGTATGGCAGCCATACGCGAAAAACTGCAATACTCCGACGTACCCAAACCTCTAAAGGGATTAGGAATAACCTTCATTATTACAGGTTTGATGGGTATTGCCTTCATGAGTTTCTCAGGGATTAAAATTTAA
- a CDS encoding glycoside hydrolase family 9 protein, with amino-acid sequence MKNHYLNVSVCTLITLLFTACAKINPPVNELYRFNQLGFYPSQEKIAVLDTVVSGPFYIKELNSGKVVYEGLVSQPRLSAFSKKETVVIPFSQLRTIGTYFIEIPEVGKSLPFEVKDSLFSSLSKASLKAFYLQRSGTDIEAEFAGKWERPAGHPDTLVRIHPSAATAVRPAESLISSPKGWYDAGDYNKYIVNSGFTVGILLSLYEDYPQYAQSVSVQIPESANQTPDLLDEIWWNLEWMLSMQDPSDGGVYHKLTTPSFEGMIKPTECKQPRYVIEKSVTSTLDFAASMAQASRVFAPFEKDYPEVSQKMLQSSIRAFNWALQHPDALYNQRKMNANFKPAVSTGGYEDRSATDEFFWAATELYITTGNDKYTSYVKQYLPESFILPVWGKVYGLAQMSLIRHRDKLEKEMGSLSDSAGKQLINYADSCLAGVELAPYAAAYGRSSKDFFWGCNSDKASNQGIAFLYAYRLTNDRRYLTNALHSMDYLLGRNATGYCYVTGFGHKSPLHPHHRLAASDGIDEPLPGFLVGGPNPGKQDGCEYPSLVPDEAYVDILPSYASNEIAINWQGMFTYYVMALDATLRDIK; translated from the coding sequence ATGAAAAACCACTATTTGAATGTTTCTGTATGCACATTAATTACTCTTTTATTTACTGCATGTGCAAAAATCAATCCTCCGGTAAATGAGTTATATAGGTTTAACCAGTTGGGGTTTTATCCTTCTCAAGAAAAAATAGCAGTGCTGGATACTGTTGTTTCCGGACCGTTCTATATTAAAGAGCTTAACTCCGGGAAGGTAGTTTACGAGGGTCTGGTTTCTCAGCCCCGGTTGTCTGCTTTTTCGAAAAAGGAAACCGTTGTAATCCCTTTCTCACAACTCCGCACTATAGGTACTTATTTCATCGAAATTCCGGAAGTAGGTAAATCATTGCCATTTGAAGTTAAAGATTCGCTTTTTTCATCCCTGTCCAAAGCATCACTCAAGGCTTTCTATTTACAACGTTCGGGTACAGATATAGAAGCGGAATTTGCCGGAAAATGGGAGAGACCAGCCGGTCATCCTGATACTTTGGTACGGATACATCCTTCGGCTGCAACAGCTGTTCGTCCGGCAGAATCTTTAATTTCTTCCCCCAAAGGTTGGTACGATGCAGGTGATTATAACAAATACATCGTGAATTCCGGTTTTACAGTGGGAATTCTGCTTTCATTGTACGAAGATTATCCACAGTATGCACAGAGCGTTTCGGTTCAGATTCCGGAAAGCGCGAATCAAACTCCCGATTTATTGGACGAAATCTGGTGGAATCTGGAATGGATGCTTTCCATGCAGGATCCGTCGGATGGAGGAGTGTATCATAAGTTAACAACTCCTTCATTCGAAGGGATGATTAAACCTACCGAATGCAAACAACCGCGTTATGTAATCGAAAAGTCTGTAACATCTACACTTGATTTTGCCGCATCAATGGCACAAGCATCAAGGGTGTTTGCGCCCTTTGAAAAGGATTATCCGGAGGTTTCACAAAAAATGCTTCAGTCATCCATTCGTGCGTTCAATTGGGCTTTACAACATCCGGATGCATTGTATAATCAGAGAAAAATGAATGCAAACTTCAAACCGGCAGTTTCAACCGGTGGATACGAAGATCGTTCTGCTACGGATGAGTTCTTCTGGGCAGCCACCGAATTATATATAACTACAGGCAACGATAAATATACGAGTTACGTAAAACAATATCTGCCCGAATCATTTATTTTGCCTGTGTGGGGCAAAGTATACGGACTGGCACAGATGTCATTAATTAGACACCGTGACAAGCTGGAGAAGGAGATGGGTAGTCTGTCTGATTCCGCCGGAAAGCAGCTTATTAATTATGCGGACAGTTGTTTGGCAGGAGTAGAGCTTGCTCCCTACGCCGCTGCCTATGGCCGATCTTCAAAAGATTTCTTTTGGGGATGTAATTCGGACAAGGCATCCAATCAGGGCATTGCATTTCTGTATGCATATAGGTTAACAAACGATCGCCGTTATCTGACCAATGCATTACATTCAATGGATTATTTATTAGGGAGAAATGCCACAGGTTATTGTTATGTAACCGGATTTGGCCATAAATCGCCGTTACATCCGCATCACAGACTTGCTGCAAGCGACGGTATTGATGAGCCGCTTCCGGGATTTCTGGTTGGAGGCCCGAACCCCGGCAAACAGGACGGGTGTGAATATCCGTCTTTAGTTCCCGACGAGGCTTATGTTGATATTTTACCCTCTTATGCCTCCAACGAAATTGCCATCAACTGGCAAGGGATGTTTACTTATTATGTGATGGCTCTGGATGCTACGTTAAGGGATATAAAATAA
- the nqrC gene encoding NADH:ubiquinone reductase (Na(+)-transporting) subunit C: MNRDSNLYTIVYASVMVILVALGLALTSQSLRSYQKKNEDIDKMMQILRSVRVQTTAADAEATFKSLIKESYLVDENGKQVEGDAFSTDYVKAFASKEALPVFVASIDGETKYIMAMSGAGLWGPLWGYMSVNEDKSTVYGADFSHQGETPGLGAEITQSFFSKEFYDKKLFNEAGEFKSIAIVKPGKTAEGQDYVDGISGGTITSQGVNQMILTSMGGYIKFLTSQKQ, translated from the coding sequence ATGAATAGAGATAGTAATTTATATACTATAGTATACGCTTCTGTAATGGTGATACTTGTTGCGTTAGGGTTAGCCCTTACATCACAATCGCTCAGAAGCTACCAAAAGAAAAATGAAGATATAGATAAAATGATGCAGATTCTTCGTTCTGTACGCGTTCAAACTACTGCGGCAGATGCTGAAGCAACGTTTAAGAGTCTTATCAAGGAGTCTTATCTTGTAGATGAAAATGGCAAACAAGTTGAAGGAGACGCTTTTTCAACCGATTACGTGAAAGCTTTTGCTTCAAAAGAAGCTTTACCTGTATTTGTTGCATCTATTGATGGAGAAACTAAATATATCATGGCAATGAGTGGCGCCGGTCTTTGGGGACCACTTTGGGGATATATGTCTGTTAATGAAGATAAAAGCACAGTGTATGGCGCAGACTTTAGTCATCAGGGAGAAACTCCGGGTCTGGGAGCAGAAATAACTCAATCTTTCTTTAGCAAAGAATTTTACGATAAGAAGTTATTTAATGAAGCTGGAGAATTTAAATCCATTGCGATTGTAAAACCCGGAAAAACTGCAGAAGGACAAGATTACGTTGATGGAATCTCTGGCGGAACGATTACAAGCCAGGGTGTAAATCAAATGATTCTAACTAGTATGGGTGGGTATATTAAGTTTTTAACCTCACAAAAACAGTAA
- a CDS encoding NADH:ubiquinone reductase (Na(+)-transporting) subunit D produces MGILTNKNKQILLGPLSKNNPVVVQMLGICSALAVTSKLEPSLVMAISVTAVVAFANVIISLLRNTIPNRIRIIVQLVVIAALVTIVSEVLKAFAYDVNKQLSVFVGLIITNCILMGRIEAFALGNGPWESFLDGVGNGLGYGIILVIVGFFRELLGSGTLFGYHVIPQAVYDFGYVNNGLMILPPMALITVAVIIWVHRSRNKDLQEN; encoded by the coding sequence ATGGGAATATTAACTAATAAAAATAAGCAAATATTACTCGGCCCGCTGAGTAAGAACAATCCTGTTGTGGTTCAGATGCTTGGTATTTGCTCAGCATTGGCAGTAACATCCAAGCTAGAACCTTCGCTTGTAATGGCTATTTCAGTAACTGCTGTAGTTGCTTTTGCAAATGTAATAATCTCTTTGCTTCGTAATACAATCCCTAACAGAATCCGAATAATAGTTCAACTTGTAGTTATCGCTGCATTGGTTACCATTGTAAGTGAGGTTCTAAAAGCGTTTGCGTATGATGTAAATAAACAGCTTTCTGTTTTTGTGGGACTTATTATTACGAACTGTATTTTGATGGGACGTATCGAAGCTTTTGCTTTAGGTAACGGACCATGGGAGTCTTTTCTTGATGGAGTTGGTAATGGCTTGGGATATGGTATAATTCTTGTAATCGTTGGTTTCTTCCGCGAATTACTTGGTTCTGGTACTCTTTTCGGCTATCATGTTATACCACAGGCCGTTTACGATTTTGGATACGTTAACAACGGATTGATGATTTTGCCTCCAATGGCTCTTATTACCGTTGCCGTAATTATTTGGGTTCATCGTTCCAGAAACAAGGACCTTCAGGAAAATTAA